From a region of the Nitrospira lenta genome:
- a CDS encoding S8 family serine peptidase, protein MMASRRSWASSKDRVDNYWSRRLATRISLGSLVALSALWCVWASAEPVRITRPDHGVTSISSGPNAHGRYKDGEVIVKFRDGASAATIAAAETKTGTHAMKSFAAGSHRLHHLKLGKGVSVEDALATYRQDPAVEYAEPNYIYELAGIPNDPLFSQLWGLHNTGQAVRGVTGTAGADIHAAEAWDITTGSSSVIIAVVDTGIAYDHPDLASNMWTNPGEIPNDGVDNDGNGYVDDYYGYDFFNNDSDPMDVVHFPAGMLGHGTGLSGTMAAAGNNSLGISGVMQRAKLMALKAGSGMAFDGVTAAGFIPAGNYAIAKGARVINASFGRLGGACSQAEYNMLSSANVAGVMVLAAAGNNAQDNDLVPWYPAQYSLTTPCGPALPNIIAVAATNQNDGLSYFSSFGATSVQIAAPGTDETYSTYPTQNVTNVLLHDFDSNPNLLGYTFSGTNNSWGFTNVQAASPPNSLTDSSGGNYLNNTNSFATGPVFSTVGRHGCLLIGDVRLASAGNGDGILVQASGDGGTTWTTGNKFTSSSAGLFRNRPLEEIRDGNLSDRFRINFFSDASGTDDGAYLDNLRVDCVSGSPSGATDYGFTGGTSAATAHVTGVVGLLLSVNPNLTVAQIRNAIINTGDVLPSLAGKTLTGRRLNARAALDSVSAFAVTVNKAGTGLGAVTSAPNGINCGATCNVSFPAGSSATLTAIPALGSVFSGWSGGGCTGILTCSLSTTSSVTATFTLAPPAPFTVTVSKNGAGSGTVTSAQPGNNGGINCGATCTDQFSQGTTVALTATPVAGSVFSGWNGSNCVGTGTCQLTGDATVTATFTLAPPAPFTVTVSKSGVGSGTVTSAPPGNNGGINCGAICTDQFSQGTTVTLTATPAAGSVFSGWNGGNCVGTGTCQLTGDVTVTATFALPPPLNTFTVTVSTVGTGSGVVTSTPVGINCGMGAASCSGNFTNLTSVTLTATVNSGSTFTGWSGGGCTGVGPCDVTTAATVTATFDSLSSGGGGPQGSSGGGGGCTIAPAGSNDAFMPSLLLLTLGALCWRARSRDC, encoded by the coding sequence ATGATGGCAAGCCGAAGGTCATGGGCTAGTTCCAAAGATAGGGTCGATAACTATTGGTCGAGAAGACTGGCGACTCGGATAAGCCTGGGTTCGCTGGTCGCACTATCCGCACTGTGGTGTGTCTGGGCTAGTGCTGAACCTGTTCGCATCACCCGCCCAGATCACGGCGTTACGTCCATTTCTAGCGGTCCCAATGCGCATGGCCGGTACAAGGACGGAGAAGTGATTGTCAAGTTCCGCGATGGAGCTTCGGCTGCCACCATTGCCGCTGCCGAGACAAAGACAGGCACGCATGCGATGAAGTCGTTTGCCGCAGGCTCCCATCGGTTGCATCATCTCAAGCTCGGGAAGGGCGTCTCGGTCGAAGACGCGCTGGCAACGTATCGGCAAGACCCCGCTGTCGAGTATGCCGAACCGAACTACATCTATGAACTCGCCGGCATTCCCAATGATCCACTGTTCAGCCAGCTATGGGGACTTCATAACACGGGCCAGGCGGTTCGAGGTGTGACGGGTACTGCCGGCGCAGACATCCACGCCGCAGAAGCCTGGGACATTACCACCGGTAGTTCAAGCGTTATTATCGCTGTCGTAGATACGGGAATCGCCTACGACCATCCGGACCTTGCGTCTAATATGTGGACGAACCCTGGAGAAATACCGAATGACGGCGTGGATAACGACGGAAACGGGTACGTGGATGACTATTATGGATATGACTTTTTCAATAACGATAGTGATCCGATGGATGTCGTGCACTTCCCCGCCGGTATGCTAGGGCATGGTACAGGCCTGTCGGGCACCATGGCTGCCGCCGGGAACAATAGCCTTGGTATAAGCGGCGTCATGCAGAGAGCAAAGCTCATGGCTCTCAAAGCAGGAAGCGGAATGGCCTTTGACGGGGTAACTGCCGCTGGATTCATTCCGGCGGGCAACTATGCAATCGCCAAAGGCGCTCGGGTAATCAATGCGAGTTTTGGGAGACTTGGGGGAGCGTGTAGTCAGGCAGAGTACAACATGCTGAGTTCCGCCAATGTAGCGGGCGTTATGGTCCTTGCTGCAGCAGGTAACAATGCTCAGGATAACGATCTGGTGCCATGGTATCCAGCGCAGTATAGCCTGACGACTCCGTGTGGGCCAGCCCTCCCGAATATCATCGCGGTAGCTGCGACAAATCAGAACGACGGTCTATCCTATTTCTCGAGTTTTGGGGCAACCTCCGTTCAAATCGCAGCCCCGGGGACAGATGAGACCTATAGTACTTATCCGACCCAGAATGTCACCAACGTCCTTCTGCATGACTTTGATTCGAACCCTAACCTGCTGGGGTATACCTTCAGTGGGACCAATAACAGTTGGGGCTTCACGAATGTGCAAGCTGCGAGTCCTCCCAATAGTCTCACGGACAGTTCGGGTGGCAACTATCTAAACAATACCAATTCATTTGCCACGGGTCCGGTCTTTAGTACGGTTGGTCGGCATGGCTGTCTGTTGATCGGCGATGTGCGCCTGGCTTCTGCGGGCAATGGTGACGGTATCCTGGTGCAGGCCTCCGGAGACGGAGGCACCACGTGGACAACGGGGAACAAGTTTACTTCTTCCTCGGCCGGACTATTCAGGAACCGTCCCCTGGAAGAAATACGCGATGGCAACCTATCCGATCGCTTCCGGATCAACTTCTTCTCGGACGCTTCCGGCACCGATGACGGTGCGTATCTTGACAACCTGCGTGTTGACTGCGTATCGGGTTCCCCATCTGGGGCGACTGACTATGGTTTCACGGGCGGTACTTCGGCGGCCACTGCGCACGTGACGGGTGTCGTTGGGCTCCTCCTTTCCGTCAATCCAAATCTAACGGTGGCGCAGATTCGCAATGCCATCATCAATACAGGGGATGTGCTCCCTTCGCTTGCTGGAAAAACCCTGACTGGTCGCCGGCTGAATGCTCGTGCGGCGCTCGACAGCGTCAGTGCCTTTGCCGTTACCGTGAATAAGGCGGGAACTGGTTTGGGAGCGGTCACCTCGGCACCGAATGGGATCAACTGTGGCGCCACCTGCAATGTCTCGTTTCCTGCAGGCTCGAGCGCAACGCTGACGGCTATTCCTGCTCTTGGATCAGTATTTTCAGGATGGAGCGGGGGCGGGTGCACAGGTATTCTCACGTGCTCACTGTCCACGACCTCTAGCGTGACAGCGACCTTCACATTGGCACCGCCCGCGCCGTTTACTGTGACGGTGTCCAAGAACGGGGCCGGAAGTGGGACGGTGACGTCTGCGCAGCCAGGGAACAACGGGGGTATCAACTGCGGCGCAACCTGTACGGATCAATTCAGCCAAGGCACGACCGTGGCCCTCACGGCGACCCCTGTCGCCGGGTCTGTGTTCTCCGGCTGGAATGGGAGCAATTGTGTCGGCACAGGCACCTGTCAACTCACCGGGGATGCGACAGTGACGGCGACCTTCACGTTGGCGCCTCCGGCACCGTTTACCGTGACGGTGTCCAAGAGCGGGGTCGGAAGTGGGACGGTGACGTCTGCGCCGCCAGGGAACAACGGGGGTATCAACTGCGGCGCAATCTGTACGGATCAATTCAGTCAGGGCACGACCGTGACCCTTACGGCAACCCCTGCGGCCGGGTCCGTGTTTTCCGGGTGGAACGGGGGCAATTGTGTCGGCACAGGCACCTGTCAACTCACCGGGGATGTGACGGTGACGGCGACCTTTGCACTTCCTCCTCCACTCAATACGTTTACTGTAACGGTCTCAACGGTGGGAACCGGCTCAGGGGTAGTTACGTCAACCCCGGTGGGAATTAACTGTGGTATGGGTGCTGCTTCTTGCAGCGGCAACTTTACCAACCTCACCTCTGTGACGCTTACGGCGACGGTGAACTCCGGTTCTACATTCACTGGTTGGAGCGGCGGTGGGTGCACGGGAGTCGGTCCCTGCGATGTGACTACTGCTGCGACTGTGACCGCGACGTTTGACAGTCTAAGTTCAGGGGGCGGGGGCCCTCAGGGTTCTTCCGGTGGTGGTGGAGGCTGTACCATTGCGCCGGCTGGCTCAAATGATGCTTTCATGCCGAGCCTGCTTTTGCTGACGCTCGGTGCATTATGCTGGAGAGCTCGAAGTCGGGATTGCTAA
- the ychF gene encoding redox-regulated ATPase YchF, with the protein MSVKCGIVGLPNVGKSTLFNALTKSGIAAENYPFCTIEPNIGIVEVPDMRMQALADIVTPQRMQYATTEFVDIAGLVAGASKGEGLGNQFLATIRETDGIVNVVRCFEDDNVIHVSGKVDPLSDIGTIVTELALADLTTVEKAQEKNLKAVRAGEKDAAKLGELMVQVAACLNEGKPARTMTLDPAQRALLKPLCLLTMKPVMYVANVSDKGFTNNPLLTRVEEYAAKEGAPVVAICAALESEIAVLSDEDKKEFLADTGMTEPGLNRLIRAAYQLLGLQTYFTAGVKEVRAWTIHVGDTAPQAAGVIHGDFEKGFIRAEVIGYADYITCKGEAGAKEKGKMRLEGKEYIVQDGDVMHFRFNV; encoded by the coding sequence ATGAGTGTGAAATGTGGAATCGTCGGGCTGCCCAATGTGGGCAAGTCTACCTTGTTCAATGCACTAACCAAATCGGGTATCGCCGCGGAGAACTATCCGTTCTGCACGATCGAGCCGAATATCGGCATCGTCGAAGTACCGGATATGCGCATGCAGGCGCTGGCCGACATCGTCACACCGCAGCGCATGCAATATGCGACAACTGAGTTTGTGGATATCGCCGGGTTGGTGGCCGGCGCCTCGAAGGGTGAAGGATTGGGCAACCAATTTCTGGCCACGATTCGGGAGACCGACGGGATCGTCAACGTTGTGCGCTGCTTCGAAGACGACAATGTCATCCACGTGTCGGGCAAGGTCGATCCGTTATCTGACATTGGCACGATCGTGACAGAGCTGGCTCTCGCTGACCTCACTACCGTAGAAAAAGCTCAGGAGAAAAATCTGAAAGCGGTTCGCGCCGGTGAAAAGGACGCCGCCAAGCTGGGCGAGCTGATGGTCCAAGTCGCCGCCTGCCTGAATGAAGGCAAACCCGCGCGCACGATGACATTGGATCCGGCGCAACGCGCCTTATTGAAGCCGCTCTGCCTGCTCACGATGAAGCCGGTGATGTACGTAGCCAATGTCTCTGATAAAGGCTTCACGAACAACCCCCTGCTGACCCGCGTGGAGGAATATGCCGCGAAAGAAGGCGCCCCGGTCGTGGCCATTTGCGCCGCGCTGGAATCAGAGATCGCCGTGCTCTCGGATGAAGACAAGAAAGAGTTTCTCGCCGACACCGGCATGACTGAGCCAGGCCTTAACCGCCTGATTCGCGCCGCCTACCAGCTGTTGGGATTGCAGACCTACTTTACGGCTGGCGTAAAAGAAGTTCGCGCCTGGACCATTCATGTCGGCGACACCGCCCCGCAGGCGGCCGGCGTCATCCACGGCGACTTTGAAAAAGGGTTTATTCGCGCAGAGGTGATCGGGTACGCCGACTACATCACTTGCAAAGGAGAAGCCGGCGCGAAAGAAAAAGGCAAGATGCGGCTGGAAGGCAAAGAGTATATCGTCCAGGACGGCGATGTCATGCACTTCCGGTTCAATGTCTAG
- a CDS encoding VF530 family DNA-binding protein, whose product MDQPPPKSHPRDPLHGITLETIVTQLVERHGWEELGRRLPVRCFLNNPSIKSSLTFLRKTPWARERLELMYIVERT is encoded by the coding sequence ATGGATCAGCCGCCGCCCAAGTCTCATCCGCGCGACCCACTGCACGGGATCACGCTGGAAACGATCGTCACCCAACTGGTTGAGCGCCACGGGTGGGAAGAATTGGGCCGGCGGCTCCCGGTGCGCTGCTTTCTCAACAACCCCAGCATCAAATCCAGCCTCACGTTTCTTCGCAAGACCCCCTGGGCACGCGAGCGGCTTGAGCTGATGTACATCGTAGAACGGACATGA
- a CDS encoding YaeQ family protein, with protein sequence MAPNATIFKATLHIADMDRHYYEDHALTLARHPSETDERMMVRLLAFARHAHDALLFGRGIGTEDEPALWQKDLTGAIDLWIEVGEPDEKVIRQACGRAGRVVVYSYGGRGADRWWEKTCTALSRCTNLTVINIPQDESRALAQLAQRSMDLHCSIQDGQILIGDGTIAVQIELATMHPTVI encoded by the coding sequence ATGGCCCCCAACGCCACCATCTTCAAAGCCACACTGCATATCGCCGACATGGATCGGCACTACTATGAAGATCACGCCCTTACGTTGGCTCGCCATCCGTCCGAAACCGATGAGCGCATGATGGTAAGACTGCTGGCCTTCGCACGCCACGCACACGACGCCCTCCTGTTCGGCCGCGGCATTGGCACGGAAGACGAACCGGCGCTCTGGCAAAAAGATCTCACCGGTGCGATCGATCTTTGGATTGAAGTGGGTGAGCCCGATGAAAAGGTCATACGACAGGCCTGCGGTCGTGCAGGCCGGGTTGTCGTCTACTCCTACGGTGGAAGAGGAGCCGATCGGTGGTGGGAAAAGACCTGCACCGCCCTCTCTCGTTGCACGAATTTGACCGTGATCAACATCCCGCAGGACGAAAGCCGCGCGTTGGCCCAGCTGGCACAACGGAGCATGGATCTCCATTGCTCCATCCAGGACGGACAGATCTTGATCGGCGATGGCACCATTGCCGTGCAAATCGAGCTCGCCACCATGCATCCAACCGTAATCTGA
- a CDS encoding translation initiation factor yields MDGEPIPWKSPFAALGKIALPPTTAKQSPTTHAEPTPKKHRGRVDIIRQTAHRGGKTVTVVTGFVGISQAEKEQLAKSIQTACGAGGTVKEGRIEIQGDQRELIARILTDAGFRPVLAGG; encoded by the coding sequence ATGGATGGCGAGCCAATCCCCTGGAAGAGTCCATTTGCAGCGCTGGGAAAGATCGCTCTTCCACCGACCACGGCTAAGCAATCTCCGACTACGCATGCAGAACCCACCCCCAAGAAACACCGCGGACGGGTGGATATCATCAGGCAGACCGCTCATCGAGGGGGGAAGACCGTCACCGTGGTGACAGGTTTTGTTGGAATCAGCCAGGCTGAAAAGGAACAGCTCGCGAAGAGCATCCAGACAGCCTGTGGAGCTGGCGGTACAGTCAAAGAGGGACGGATCGAGATTCAGGGTGATCAGCGAGAGCTGATCGCACGCATATTAACAGACGCCGGATTTCGGCCGGTGCTTGCCGGAGGATAA
- a CDS encoding DNA polymerase domain-containing protein, producing MVVSFGSLGYKNARVERIESHEAVTAYSREVLLRAKEIAESQGFRFLHAIVDSLWLQKRGPGRDAYDRLVADIRAQTQLPIVVEGLYRWISFLPSRVNPRMPVHNQFVGLFDNGRMKVCGLEVRRSDAPLIVKRFQSEMVQRQTIAELRIRIPEIEALTEDYCRYLREGRASIGEVVIGKRLTQVPEDYRHATHTSIAAKELQRRGVPVQPGETVHYVICQSKAALPEDRVRAVAEGEGTIAYDIDAYVILIQKSVGGLLATLG from the coding sequence TTGGTCGTATCGTTCGGCTCTCTCGGCTACAAGAATGCGCGCGTTGAGAGGATTGAATCGCATGAGGCGGTCACGGCCTATAGCCGCGAGGTGTTGCTGCGAGCCAAAGAGATTGCCGAGTCCCAGGGCTTTCGTTTTCTGCACGCCATCGTCGATTCGCTCTGGTTGCAGAAGCGAGGCCCCGGGCGAGACGCCTACGACCGGTTGGTGGCCGATATCAGGGCGCAGACACAATTGCCGATTGTCGTCGAAGGCCTGTATCGCTGGATCAGTTTTCTTCCGTCTCGCGTCAATCCGCGTATGCCGGTGCACAATCAGTTCGTTGGACTGTTCGACAATGGGCGGATGAAGGTGTGCGGACTCGAAGTGCGGCGATCCGATGCCCCGCTCATTGTGAAGCGGTTTCAATCAGAGATGGTGCAGCGGCAGACGATTGCGGAGTTGCGGATACGGATTCCGGAGATCGAGGCCTTAACGGAGGACTATTGCCGCTATCTGCGCGAGGGGCGCGCGTCGATTGGCGAAGTGGTGATCGGAAAGAGGTTGACTCAAGTGCCGGAGGACTATCGTCATGCCACCCACACCAGCATTGCGGCAAAAGAGCTTCAGCGTCGTGGTGTGCCGGTGCAGCCGGGAGAGACCGTTCACTATGTGATCTGCCAGAGTAAAGCGGCATTGCCTGAAGATCGCGTGCGTGCCGTGGCAGAGGGCGAGGGCACTATTGCCTACGATATCGACGCCTATGTGATATTGATTCAGAAGTCGGTAGGGGGCTTGCTGGCAACACTCGGGTGA
- the lexA gene encoding transcriptional repressor LexA — translation MKSSDLKRIREGLGLTQQQLAEALSTTRVSVARYEAGMRRIPGMVRVALEQLQRRSEIPMAGIVAAGSPIEPVPQSDLIDVPPSMLRGGDTFALRVKGESMKEDGILPGDLVIVRKQEHARNGQTVVALVNQDATIKTYFKKETHIELHPANAAMQPIIVGPNDHFHIEGLLIGVIRHCAI, via the coding sequence ATGAAGTCGAGCGATCTAAAGCGGATTCGAGAAGGATTGGGGCTGACGCAGCAGCAATTGGCTGAGGCGTTGAGCACAACCCGTGTGTCGGTGGCGCGGTATGAAGCCGGGATGCGCCGAATTCCCGGGATGGTGCGGGTGGCGTTAGAGCAGCTTCAGCGCCGGTCGGAAATTCCCATGGCGGGAATCGTAGCGGCCGGATCTCCGATTGAACCCGTGCCGCAATCCGATCTGATCGACGTTCCGCCGAGCATGTTGCGTGGGGGCGATACCTTTGCGCTGCGTGTGAAAGGGGAGTCGATGAAAGAGGACGGTATTTTGCCCGGTGATCTGGTGATCGTGCGCAAGCAGGAGCATGCCCGCAACGGGCAGACGGTCGTTGCCCTGGTGAATCAGGACGCGACGATCAAAACCTACTTCAAGAAAGAGACGCACATCGAACTGCATCCGGCCAACGCGGCGATGCAGCCGATCATTGTTGGGCCGAACGATCATTTCCATATCGAAGGGCTATTGATCGGCGTCATTCGTCATTGTGCGATTTAG
- a CDS encoding ABC transporter ATP-binding protein has product MAAEIVVEVTKTFPGRKPIRANFRYPVEASTVLILFGPSGSGKTTVLRALAGLEWPEEGTIQFASRIWLDRAAGIAVPPQDRHIGYMAQDYALFPNYSVAGNIAYGLSGLSPADRMQRVKEMAELFRLTGLEDAKPRELSGGQQQRVALARAVAPRPQLLLLDEPLSALDAPTRLQLRGELRGLLKQLAIPSIIVTHDWAEALTLGDVMAVMHEGMILQVGTPQEVFSRPANADVARVVGVETVVQGTLIDAREGLATVRVAELSLTAVAVENVGPDVFVCIRAEDVTLEPIGVRLTSARNHLHGTVGAIASLGALARVTIECGFPLVAVITRSALAELGLTVGAAVRASFKAGSVHLISRQ; this is encoded by the coding sequence ATGGCCGCAGAAATAGTCGTCGAGGTGACGAAGACTTTTCCCGGAAGAAAGCCCATTCGCGCCAACTTTCGTTATCCGGTTGAGGCCTCGACGGTGTTGATCCTGTTCGGTCCGTCCGGTTCGGGCAAGACGACGGTTCTGCGTGCGCTGGCAGGGCTGGAGTGGCCGGAGGAAGGGACGATTCAGTTTGCCTCAAGGATTTGGCTGGATCGTGCGGCAGGAATCGCTGTGCCGCCGCAAGACCGGCATATCGGGTACATGGCGCAGGACTATGCGCTGTTCCCTAACTATTCAGTGGCCGGCAATATCGCCTATGGCTTGAGTGGTCTTTCGCCCGCCGATCGGATGCAACGGGTGAAGGAGATGGCGGAGCTGTTTCGTTTAACCGGGCTTGAAGATGCGAAGCCGCGCGAATTGTCCGGAGGGCAGCAGCAGCGGGTGGCACTGGCTCGAGCGGTGGCGCCTCGGCCGCAGTTGCTCTTGCTGGATGAACCGCTGTCCGCGTTGGACGCGCCGACCCGGTTGCAGCTTCGTGGAGAACTCAGAGGGTTGCTGAAGCAATTGGCGATCCCCTCAATCATTGTGACGCACGATTGGGCCGAAGCCCTGACGCTGGGCGATGTCATGGCGGTGATGCATGAGGGCATGATCCTGCAAGTCGGAACCCCGCAAGAGGTATTCAGTCGGCCGGCTAATGCGGACGTCGCGCGAGTCGTCGGCGTTGAAACGGTGGTGCAAGGGACGCTGATTGATGCGCGTGAAGGGCTGGCGACGGTGCGCGTGGCGGAACTTTCTCTCACGGCGGTGGCCGTCGAGAATGTCGGCCCTGATGTGTTTGTGTGTATCAGGGCCGAAGATGTGACGCTTGAACCAATAGGCGTCAGGCTCACCAGCGCGCGGAATCACCTTCATGGAACGGTCGGCGCCATTGCCTCGCTCGGAGCTCTGGCCCGAGTCACGATCGAATGCGGATTTCCTCTTGTCGCGGTCATTACGCGATCGGCGCTCGCGGAGCTTGGATTGACGGTCGGGGCCGCGGTTCGAGCCTCATTCAAAGCCGGTTCGGTGCATCTCATCTCTCGTCAGTGA
- the modB gene encoding molybdate ABC transporter permease subunit — MNWIAIWVTFKLASLTAGALLVIGLPIAYWLAYSTWRWKFVVESIVALPLVLPPTVLGFYILVAIGPHSPIGRFYTDLVGHPLPFTFEGLLLASILYSLPFAVQPFATAFEQVDRKVIEASWTLGLSKVRTFFKLILPLSTAGLITGAVLSFAHTLGEFGVVLMVGGNIDGVTRTVSIDIYDEVQALNYAGAAKTAAFLLVISYLVLLLVYAMNRKVWAVWPQK, encoded by the coding sequence ATGAACTGGATCGCCATCTGGGTCACCTTCAAATTGGCCAGCCTCACTGCGGGCGCGTTGTTGGTGATCGGGTTGCCGATCGCCTATTGGCTGGCCTATTCCACCTGGCGATGGAAGTTTGTCGTCGAATCGATTGTCGCCTTGCCGTTGGTGTTGCCGCCGACCGTGCTGGGGTTTTATATTCTCGTGGCGATCGGGCCGCATAGCCCGATCGGCCGATTCTATACGGATCTTGTCGGCCATCCGCTGCCGTTCACATTTGAAGGCCTCCTCCTCGCGTCGATCTTGTACAGCCTCCCGTTTGCCGTTCAGCCGTTTGCCACTGCGTTCGAGCAGGTGGACCGGAAGGTAATCGAAGCCTCGTGGACTTTGGGTCTGTCGAAGGTGAGGACGTTCTTCAAGCTCATTCTGCCGCTGTCGACGGCAGGACTCATTACCGGCGCGGTCTTGAGTTTCGCCCATACGTTGGGAGAGTTTGGCGTGGTGTTGATGGTGGGCGGCAATATCGACGGAGTCACGCGCACGGTCTCGATCGATATCTATGATGAGGTGCAAGCACTCAATTACGCCGGAGCGGCGAAGACCGCCGCGTTTCTCCTCGTGATCTCCTATCTGGTCCTCTTGCTGGTGTATGCCATGAATCGAAAGGTCTGGGCGGTATGGCCGCAGAAATAG
- the modA gene encoding molybdate ABC transporter substrate-binding protein, with the protein MLRIIAIICALVLSGVTRAGAEDITIAAASDLNFAFKELIAEYEKSTDTHVKLSLGSSGNFYAQIQNGAPFDLYFSADIGYPRKLEEAGLTVPGSLYRYAVGRIVLWAGTASRLDVSKGFDILRDPSIRKIAIANPKHAPYGRAAVAAMESFKVYESVKDKLILGENISQAAQFIESGACEIGVIALSLAVAPAMSGKGVYWDVPIEAYPPLEQGAVILKQSKNPEAARRFLEFLQGSQGQDIMRRYGFMLPE; encoded by the coding sequence ATGCTTCGAATCATTGCCATCATCTGTGCGCTGGTTCTCTCGGGTGTGACCCGGGCCGGTGCAGAGGACATTACGATTGCGGCAGCATCGGACTTGAATTTCGCGTTCAAGGAACTCATCGCCGAGTATGAAAAGTCCACGGACACCCATGTCAAACTGTCGTTGGGGTCGTCAGGAAACTTTTATGCGCAGATTCAGAACGGCGCGCCGTTCGATCTCTATTTCTCCGCCGATATCGGGTATCCCAGAAAGCTGGAAGAAGCCGGACTCACTGTGCCGGGGTCGCTCTATCGTTATGCGGTGGGACGGATCGTGTTGTGGGCAGGCACCGCGTCGCGCCTTGATGTGTCCAAGGGATTTGATATTCTGCGGGATCCCAGTATCCGAAAGATTGCAATTGCGAATCCCAAGCATGCCCCGTATGGTCGTGCGGCGGTGGCGGCGATGGAGTCCTTTAAGGTCTATGAATCAGTCAAAGACAAGCTCATCTTGGGGGAGAATATTTCACAAGCCGCGCAGTTCATCGAATCCGGGGCCTGCGAGATTGGGGTGATTGCCTTGTCGCTGGCCGTGGCGCCGGCCATGAGTGGGAAAGGCGTATACTGGGACGTTCCGATTGAGGCGTATCCTCCGCTAGAGCAGGGCGCGGTGATTTTGAAACAATCCAAGAATCCGGAAGCGGCGCGGCGGTTTCTGGAATTCTTACAAGGCTCGCAGGGCCAGGACATCATGAGGCGGTATGGATTTATGTTGCCGGAATAA